The following coding sequences are from one Dreissena polymorpha isolate Duluth1 chromosome 8, UMN_Dpol_1.0, whole genome shotgun sequence window:
- the LOC127840469 gene encoding transmembrane prolyl 4-hydroxylase-like, with translation MSDSADKIVTFKDAAVVSYVPGGHYHAHLDSNDRYDRPCCFQERCEGKALTPQWAGCCRLCRYITVLYYLNDVEEGGETAFPLADASDTTLVEKFENLEEQEWHNLSYYCHNSSLVIKPVRGTAIMWYSHFKDEQTGYLGKADQRSQHGGCDLIKGSKWIANNWISSPSYEDRFKPSLYYTES, from the exons atgtctGACTCTGCTGATAAAATTGTGACATTCAAGGATGCCGCA GTGGTGAGTTACGTCCCAGGTGGCCACTATCACGCCCATCTGGACTCCAATGATCGCTACGATCGACCATGTTGCTTCCAGGAGCGTTGCGAAGGCAAGGCGCTAACACCACAATGGGCTGGTTGCTGCAGACTTTGCAG GTACATAACCGTCCTGTATTATCTTAATGACGTTGAAGAGGGCGGGGAAACAGCCTTCCCCCTTGCGGATGCGAGCGACACTACACTGGTG GAGAAATTTGAAAACTTGGAGGAACAGGAATGGCACAATCTGAGTTATTATTGCCACAACTCGAGTCTGGTGATCAAACCCGTCCGTGGAACAGCCATCATGTGGTACAGCCACTTCAAAGACGAACAG aCTGGTTACCTTGGAAAAGCGGACCAACGCTCGCAGCACGGGGGATGTGATCTTATAAAGGGAAGCAAATGGATCGCAAACAACTGGATTTCCTCGCCATCTTATGAGGACAGATTCAAACCGAGCCTCTATTATACTGAATCATAA